Below is a genomic region from Candidatus Binatus sp..
CATCAGCCCGACGTGAAGCGCGTGATCTATGAGATCGAGCCGGCATCGGTGCAGGTGATGGGCTGATCGCTCGAAAAGAGTTAACCGCAGATTTCAAGAATTGCGCAGACTAAAGAAAAAGGGGCGGCTCATCGAGCCGCCCTCTTCATTTGTAAAATCCGAATCTGCATAACCACCTCGTTGTCACTCTGAGGCGAAGGCTGCGCAGCCCCGTTCGATGGACTCAGGGCAGGCTCCGAGTCCCGGATCTTTTTTCCTTCGCTAAGCGTCGCACCGGGATCCTTCGACTCCGGCAGCCTCTGCTCAAGATGACGGAGTGGGAGCCTCTGCTCGAAATGACGATGCAGTTCTGTGTCATCCCGACGGAGCCTGGCGACGAGGGAACCCGGATCCGGGATTTCTCGCTGCGCTCGAAATGACACAGAGGCGGCAGACAAGCAGAGACAGCGCGTCATCTTGAGCAGAGGCCGTCTTTTCGATACCTCGCCCGCTTTTCGTTTCACCGCACCGCTTCGCATGCGAGCGTGGATCGACGCGCGCGTCGTACGTCGCGCCGCAGGGCGGTGTCAGGCGGCGGGTTCGAGCATCGCCAGGCGCTCGAAGAAATCGGGGAACGTCTTGGCGACGCAACCGGGGTCGTTGATGGTGACGCCACGCAGCTTCAGCCCGGCGATCGCGAAACTCATCGCGATTCGATGGTCGTCGTACGTCTCGATTGTCGCGGGATGCATCGTGGACGGCTGAATCTCGAGTCCGTCCTCCTTGTCGATCACAGAAGCACCAAGCCTTCGCAGTTCAGTCGCGAGCACGCGGATACGATCGCTCTCGTGATGCCGGATAAACGCGACGTTGCGAATGATCGTCGGCGATGATGCGAACGGAGCGATCGCCGCGAGCGTTGGCACCATGTCCGGCATCGAATTCATCGCGACGTCCACACCGGCGAATTGTCCCGTGCCGATCACTTCGACGAAATCCGGATGCCACGCGACACGCGCGCCCATCCGCTGCAGCACGCCGAGAAATTCGAGATCGCCCTGCACCGAATGCGACGTAAGTCCCTTGATTCGCACCGTACCGCCAATCAGCGCCGCGGCTGCCGCAAAATAACTCGCGCTCGAAGCGTCGGGCTCGACCGCGAAGCGTTGCGCGCGATACCACTGGCCGCCCGGCACCACGATCAGATCGCCGTCGCGCGAGCCATGCACGCCCCACGCTTCCATCAGGCGGAGCGTCATGTCGATAAACGGGCGCGCGGTCTCGCCGATCACGCGGAGCCGCAGCCCGGATTTCCAAATCGGCGCCGGCATCAGCATCGCGGATACGAACTGCGATGAGACGCGCGCATCGATTGAGGTTTCGCCGCCTTCGAAACGGCCGCGCGACATATCGACGATCACCGGGGGGCAATTATTGTCGCGCTCGCTGTAGATGCTCGCGCCGAGACGTTGCATCGCGTCGAGCAGCGGGCCGATTGGCCGCTGGCGCATCCGCTGGTTTCCGTCGATCCTGAAACGGCCTTGCCCGAGCGTCAGCATCGCGGCCAGGAATCGCATCACGGTGCCCGCGCCGCCGACGAAAATCTCCGCGCCGTGATGCGGAATGATCCCGCCGCGCCCGCCGACCGTGATTCGGCACGCCGCCTCGTCGGACTCGACGATAAACCCCAGCGCGCGGAGCGCGCCGGTCATGTAGCGCGTGTCGTCGCTCATCAAGGCGGCGTCGATCACCGAGCGTCCTTGCGCCATCGCCGCCAGCAGCATCGCGCGGTTGGTGATGCTCTTCGAGCCGGGCACGCTGACGGTCGCGTCGAGCGGCCGGCTGAGCGGAGTTATTTCGATCTGATTCACGGAAAGGCACGTAGCGATCGAGTATGCACAGATTAACCGCGCGCCTCATTCAGCCACAAGCGCCCGGCCGCGCAGCGACCGCCGCTATAGAGGCAACATTACCAGTTGCGCGCTTTGTGACTCTACGATTAGATTATTGACAGCTAC
It encodes:
- the aroA gene encoding 3-phosphoshikimate 1-carboxyvinyltransferase, giving the protein MNQIEITPLSRPLDATVSVPGSKSITNRAMLLAAMAQGRSVIDAALMSDDTRYMTGALRALGFIVESDEAACRITVGGRGGIIPHHGAEIFVGGAGTVMRFLAAMLTLGQGRFRIDGNQRMRQRPIGPLLDAMQRLGASIYSERDNNCPPVIVDMSRGRFEGGETSIDARVSSQFVSAMLMPAPIWKSGLRLRVIGETARPFIDMTLRLMEAWGVHGSRDGDLIVVPGGQWYRAQRFAVEPDASSASYFAAAAALIGGTVRIKGLTSHSVQGDLEFLGVLQRMGARVAWHPDFVEVIGTGQFAGVDVAMNSMPDMVPTLAAIAPFASSPTIIRNVAFIRHHESDRIRVLATELRRLGASVIDKEDGLEIQPSTMHPATIETYDDHRIAMSFAIAGLKLRGVTINDPGCVAKTFPDFFERLAMLEPAA